A section of the Procambarus clarkii isolate CNS0578487 chromosome 38, FALCON_Pclarkii_2.0, whole genome shotgun sequence genome encodes:
- the LOC138372296 gene encoding uncharacterized protein, whose translation MYQTHSRHNHNPKTAPGFPGTTSIPTPPPGHQTPTSTPIPTPASTTYSNPRPPNPSLNPYANPSLNSYTNPIPPNPSLNPYANPRPPNSSLTSYTNPRPPNPSLNPYANPRSPNPSLIPYANPRPPNPSLNSYTKPRPPNPSLNPYANPRPPNPSLNSYTKPRPPNPSLNSYTKPRPPDPNLNPYVNPRPPNLSLNLYANPRPTNLSCNSYTNPRLPTPASTSASTPMPTPGHPTPVSTPRPTPGHPTPASTSITTPAHQTPA comes from the coding sequence ATGTACCAGACTCACAGCAGGCACAACCACAACCCCAAAACAGCCCCCGGCTTTCCAGGCACAACCTcaatcccaacaccacccccaggccaccaaaccccaacctcaactCCTATACCAACCCCAGCCTCAACCACCTATTCCAAtcccaggccacccaaccccaGCCTCAACCCTTATGCCAACCCCAGCCTCAACTCCTATACCAACCCCATACCGCCCAACCCCAGCCTCAACCCCTatgccaaccccaggccacccaactcCAGCCTCACCTcctataccaaccccaggccacccaaccccaGCCTCAACCCCTATGCCAACCCCAGGTCACCCAACCCCAGCCTCATCCCCTATGCCAAtcccaggccacccaaccccaGCCTCAACTCCTATACCAAacccaggccacccaaccccagcctcaacccctatgccaaccccaggccacccaaccccaGCCTCAACTCCTATACCAAacccaggccacccaaccccaGCCTCAACTCCTATACCAAACCCAGGCCACccgaccccaacctcaatccttatgtaaaccccaggccacccaacctCAGCCTCAACCTCTATGCCAACCCCAGGCCAACCAACCTCAGCTGCAACTCCTATACCAACCCCAGGCTCCCAACCCCAGCCtcaacctcagcctcaacccccatGCCAACCCCAGGTCACCCGACCCCAGTCTCAACTCCTAGGCCAACCCCAGGCCATCCAACCCCAGCCTCAACTTCTATAACAACCCCAGCCCACCAGACACCAGCCTGA